The DNA window AATAGCTGCAAGTAAACTTCAAGAAGCTTTAGATAAAGCTGGGAATATTTTTGTAGAGACATATGGACAAGTAGAAGCGCCTATGTGCATTACGATGATGCCACGAAATGAAATTCATAAACGTCTAGATTCATGTGGTCGGATTGGCGTCTTTGTCGACGTGAAAATTGTAGACGATGAAAACAACGAAGTACCGCATGGCGAAGTTGGTGAAATTATTGCCAAAGGTTCACTTGTTATGCGCGGTTATTGGAATAATGAGAAGGCAACAAGCGAGACGTTAAGAGACGGATGGTTGCATACAGGAGATCTCGGAAGACGCGATGAATCAGGATACGTGTATATTGTTGATCGTAAAAAAGATGTCATCATTTCAGGTGGAGTCAATATTTATCCGCGCGAAGTAGAAGAAGTCTTGAATTTACATACGGGGGTAAAAGAAACCTGTGTCATTGGAGTTCCTGACGATAAATGGGGAGAAAACGTCGTTGCGTTTGTTGTCCCAAATGGACGAGAAGAAGTAACGGTTGAGAGTTTAATCGATTTATGTAAAGAAAATTTAGCAAGCTTCAAAAAGCCTAAAGAACTATTTATTGTTGAAGAATTGCCGAAAAGTTCTTATGGGAAAATTTTGAAACGTGAAATGAAAACAAAACATACGGAGGTGATCCAATGACGAATGTTTATGTACATGGTATTGGCATGACGAAGTTTGGTACATTAACGTCTTCATTGAAAGAATTACTATTAGAGGCAAGCGCTGAAGCTTTGATCGATGCTGGCCGTCCAAAAATAGATGCTGTATTTGTTGGTAACTTTATGGGGGGCAGTATTGCCAATCAAGAAATTTTAGGAGCTATTGTTGCAAATGAATTAGGTCTTGGCTATATTCCTTCAACAAAAGTCGAAGGTGCATGCGCTTCAGGAGGAATCGCTTTTCGTCAAGGGTTATTAGGTATCATGAGTGGAGAATACGAAACGGTATTAGTAGCCGGTGTTGAAAAGATGAAGCATGCTACTACGCCAGATGTTACGCAAGCAATCAATGCTGCAATGGATACGACGACCAATGAAAAACATGCAGGACTAACATTCCCAGGTTTCTTCGGCGTTTTAGCAAACCGATATTTCCATGAGACGGGTGCAACCAAAGAGCATTTGGCACGCGTGGCATTAAAAAATCGTCAAAATGCGGTAAATAATCCGCTCGCTCAATTCGCTAAGCCGACAACACTGGAAGAAATAATGAATGCACGTATGATTACAGATCCACTCGGTTTGTTCGATTGTTCACCAATGACCGATGGTGCATCTGCTATTGTCATTTCACGTAAAAAATCTCCGATATATGTGAAAGCATCGTCGCAAGTGTCGGGACCTACTAAAATGCAAGACGCTTCTAACTTATTATCACTACCAGCGATTGGCGAATCAGGGCGTCTTGCTTACGAAAAAGCAGGTGTAGGGCCAGAGGATATTGATGTAGTAGAAATTCATGACTGCTTCTCGATGACTGAAATCATCGCTACAGAAGAACTTGGATTTTTTAATCCATTAGAAGGGTGGAAAGCGATAGAAGAAGGGCGCACACAAGTAACGGGGGATAAGCCTGTAAACACAAGTGGTGGGTTATTATCTCGTGGTCATCCAATTGGCGCAACGGGAATCGCACAAATTTATCAATTGGTCCGTCAATTGCGAGGAAATGCAGCCAATCAACTAGAGAAAACGCCTCGACTCGCTTTGGCACAAAATTTAGGTGGCACAGGTTCGTACTCAACTGTCCACATACTAGAAAGGGTGTAAGAATGAAAATTTACTCTTGCTGTGACAAAGAATCTATTACGAAAAAGTATTTTTGTTCAGAATGTGGGAAAAACGAATTTGAAGAAAGAGAAGTGTCTGATTCAGGTACTGTCTACAGCTTTACGAAAATTCATATAGCTCCAGCGGAATTTGCGGACATCGCACCCTATAATGTGGTGCTAGTCGATTTAGATGAAGCTGATGCCAAAGTTACTACGCGGATTGAAGAAGATGTGAAAATTGGTGACAAAGTAAGCTTAGACCGAATAGAAAAGGATGCTTATATTTACAAGCGGGTTTCTTAATAAGGCAATGAAAAAAGCTTCCAACCGGTGAAATTTCACTGGTTGGAAGCTTTTTTTATGCAATTAAATTCGCGCCATTCCTCTAAATCCTCTAGCTCCGTAATACGAGTCTGCCCCATTATGGTATAAGAAAACTTGACCATAGCGGAAATCGCAGAACAAAGCACCACCACGATCTCGTACTTCTGCTGGTGTTAACACCCAACTCGATGTTTTCGAATCGAAAGTGCCAAGCTTTTGCAATGCGCGATACTGCTCTTCTGTTAGAATTTCGATCCCCATTTCAGCAGCCATAGTCATCGCATTATTATCGGGTTTGTTTTTCTTTCGTGCGTCGAGTGCTTTCTGGTCGTAACAAATGCTTCTCCGACCACTTGGGCTTTCTGCTGAACAATCATAAAAAATATATTCATCGTTCTCTTGATCGAAATTCACGACGTCTGGTTCGCCACCTGTCCGTTCCATTTCAAAAAGTGACCATAATTTGTACGGATGAGCTTCTAGCTTTTGCTGAATAGGTTCCCACTCAAGTGAGTCATGGCGTTCCATATTTTGTTCGAAGCGCTCTTTCAAACTAGTTAACAATTCTCCATATTGCTCTGTAGATAAAGCTTTTTTCTTCGTCATTTGATTAGCCTCCTTCTTCGATAATAAATACTCAGAATAATCTTACTTAATTGTGCACGGATAAAAGAATTTTAGCAAATAGATTTTAACGAAAGAGAGGTTACAAGTTTCTCGTATTTTTAAAAGACAGCCCTTGACTTTCAATTGATAACGATTATCATTATTAATTAGAAACAAATGATGAAAGAGGGATATCCATGAAAAAAGCTCCATTTTTACTATCTTCCATATTACTAAGCGCCGCATTAGCGGGTTGTGCAGAAAAAGAAGCAAGTACACAACCTGAAGAAGCTGCTGAAACGATAGATTTGCAAACTGAAGTAGATGCCTATAAAGAATTTGCAATCGAGCAAATGAATGAATTTGTATTAGAAACTGAGAAGTTCACAGAAGCTGTAAAGAGTGGCGATGTTGAAGAAGCGAAAGCTATTTACCCTCTTGCACGTATGTATTTCGAACGTTCAGAACCAATTGCGGAAAGCTTTGGTGACTTAGACCCGCGTATCGATGCACGTCTAGCAGACGTAAAAGAAGCAGGGCAAGGAGAAGAAGAGTGGTCGGGTTATCATAAAATTGAGTACGGTCTTTGGGTTGAAAATACAACACAAGGTTATGAAGAAATAGCGGACCAATTATTGATAGATACAAAAGAATTAAGAGCGCGTGTTGAAACGGTAGACGTTACACCCGACTTGATGATGACAGGTGCAGTTGACTTGTTAAATGAAGTTTCTACTTCAAAAATCACCGGTGAAGAGGAAATTTTTTCTCATACTGATTTATACGACTTCCAAGCAAACGTTGAAGGAGCAGAAAAAATCTTCCGTATTCTAGAACCAGAAATCACAGCTAAAGACGAAACATTAACAGAAATTCTTGAAACTAAATTCGATGCCTTATACACTTTGCTAGATAACTACAGAGTAGGTGAAAATGGCTTTGTATCCTATGAAGAATTAACTGCAGAAGATACGAAAAAATTGGCGACTGCAGTAAATCAGTTAGGCGAACCGCTTAGTCAAATGGGAATCATAATGGAGTGAATAAAATGACCTCAACAGATGAGAAATGGCTAGAAAAGAAAATATCTAGACGGTCCATGCTAAAAATTACGGGCGCTGGAGCAGCTGGAGTTGCTGTTCTTGCTTCGGGTATGGGCGGAGTCGCAAAAGCATTTGGATTTGATATTCTTGACGACGATCATAAAGCCGAAAACAAAGTGATGTTTTACGGAAAGCATCAACCAGGTATCACGACAGCGACAACTTCTCACGTTTACTTTGCTTCTTTAAATGTGCTCGTTGAATCACAAAGTGAGCTGCAAGACTTGTTTAAAACGTGGACGCCTTTAACTGTACGTTTGATGAACGGTGAGCAACTTGAAGAAGTTTCTCAAGGAGTATTTATGCCACCGAAAGATACTGGTGAATCATCAGGATTAGATGCTTCAAACTTAACGGTGACATTTGGAGTCGGACCTTCACTGTTTAGCAATAAAAAACTTGGATTAAGCGGTAAAAAGCCTTCAGAACTAAACGAGTTACCGCATTTTCCACAAGATCAGATCGATGAGAAATATTCTGGTGGAGATATATGCATACAAGCTTGTGCAGATGATCCACAAGTTGCTTTTCATGCGGTGCGCAATTTAGTACGTGCAGCATCAGGGAAAGTGTCATTAAAGTGGACACAAACAGGATTTACATCGACGCCTAAAGTAAAAGATAAAAAAGAAACACCTCGAAATTTATTTGCTTTTAAAGACGGAACAGTTAATCCAGACACAAAAAGTGCTTCAGACATGAAAGAAGTTGTTTGGGTGCAACCAGATGAGTCGAAAAGCTGGATGACCAATGGAACGTATTTAGTTGTCCGTAAAATTCAAATGCACTTAGAAACATGGGATCGCACTTCACTACAAGGACAAGAAGCAACTTTTGGTAGACATCGTGACAGCGGCGCACCAATCGGCAAGAAAAATGAATTTGATGAGGTAGATTTGGAGTCGAGAGATGCGACGGGTAATCCTCACATTCCAGTTGATTCACATATTGCCTTAGCACGAAAAGTAAAAGATCAGATTATGAGAAGAGGATTTTCTTATTCAAGCGGCTTGGTCGATGAAACAGGTTCATATGATGCCGGTTTATTATTTATTTCGTTCCAAAAAGATCCACAGCAATTTATCAATATCCAAAATGCAATGGGCCGTGTTGATAAGCTAAACGAATACATTACCCACCGAGGTAGCGGCGTTTTTGCTTGCTTCCCAGGGGTTCAAAAAGGGAGCTATATAGGTGAGAAACTTTTTAACACATATTAAAATTTTACTTCTTGTGCTCAGCTTATTAGTAGTACCTGCTCATACCTTCGCTTCTACTGAACAATCTTTTGGCTCTTTCTATGTATCAATTACAGATGCTATTATGAGCACACAAAATGGTAATGACTCTAATGCCGTAGATGCGATTGAAGAGTTTCAAACAGAATGGCAACAACTCAATGTTACGGAAGGGACAGAATCAGAAGCAGTTACAGAAGCTCTAAAAAATGCTTCTGACGCACCGTCTAGTAATGAGCGTTTAGCTGCTTTAACCGTATTATCAAAAGCACTGACTGCTTATGAAAAAGCCGAGAACCCTGTGGATGAAGAAGCAGGGCGTAAAGAATTTTTGCAAGCGATGGAACCTTTTGTTGCTGATTTGAAAGAGGCAGTTGAGACTGGCGATCAACAGGAAATTCAAGAAGCCTATTCTATTTTCCTTGCAGGTTGGGGGAAAAACGAGCGCGTTGTCCAAGCACAAAGTATCGCAGCGTATGGTCAAATCGAAACGCAAATGTCGTTTATGCGAATCGCTTTAGCAAATGACGATTTTGACGTTACCGCATTTAGTGAACAAACTACAGCAGTCGAACAAACCATTCAAGACTTTGGTTCAGGAAATATAAAAGAAGCTAAAACAACAAACGACTACTCGCTTGCGACCTTAGTAGGTTTGTTGGATGACAGCGAAAATGCAATTCAAAAAGAAAAATACACACAAGCCGGGGACACGTTGAAAAAGTTCATCACCATTTGGCCATCAGTTGAGGGAGATGTGCGAACAAAAAATGCGAGCTTGTACAGCGAAATTGAAGCAGAGTTACCGCTTCTTGTAAGTGAGTTAACACGTGAAAATGTCAAAGCAGATGCTGTTAGCGAAAAACTAGAATCATTCAAACAACAAATTAATTTTATTCAACAAGATACTGAATATAGCTTTTGGGACTCTGCGTTGATTTTACTGCGTGAAGGATTGGAAGCCTTGCTGATTATTTCAGCATTAGTTGCATTTTTGAAAAAAGCTGGGCAACAACATATGCAGCATTATATTTACGGAGGCGCAGCAGCAGGAATTGGCGTTAGCATCATCGCTGCGATTTTAATGTCGACATGGTTTCAATCGGGAACGATTGATGCGAGTCGTGAAGTGTTGGAAGGTTACGTAGGTCTTCTAGCTGCAGCCATGATGCTTGGAGTCGGTGTATGGCTACATAGTAAATCAACCGTCACCGCATGGAATCAATACATTTCAAAACAAATGAACCAGGCGTTATCCAATCAAAGTGTATGGGCAATGGCGTTACTTAGCTTCTTAACAGTATTTAGAGAAGGCGCAGAAACTGTTGTTTTCTATATGGGAATTGCACCAAAAATGTCGACAGCCGATTTTAGTTTAGGAATCGCTTTAGCTTTACTAATTCTCGTCGTAGCGGCCTTCTTTTTTGCTAAAGTGAGCAAAAAACTGCCTATGCATTACTTCTTTGGTGTCGCAACGGTATTTATCTATTTGCTAGCGTTTAAAATCATCGGGGCAAGTATTCACACTTTGCAATTAACCAATGTGTTGCCAACGCATATTATTGCGGATTTACCGGTCATTAACGTTATTGGGTTTTACCCATCAGTGGAAACTTTAAGTGCGCAATTCTTCTTATTAGTTCTTATAGCGGCCACGATCATTTATAAAAAGAAGCAATCTAGTACTAGTCATGTGGTAGTAGAAGGTTAAATACAAATGGAATTCCTTTGGGGATTCCATTTTTTATATTCTTTCACGTTTTTAGCTGGATTAAATTGGGTACTAATTTGTAATGAGTAAATCGATGTATGGAAGAGAATTAAACAAGAGGAGGAGTCTTATGTTCAGGTCTGCTCAAGATGTGCTTACAAATTACCAGAAAGCTGTTTATGAAAAAGATGTAGATAAATTTCTTTTGAGCTATGCAGAAGAGATTCATATCTTTGATTGCTGGGGAAAATGGGAATATAACGGAATAGCTGCATGGAAAAAAGTCGTAGTTGAATGGTTTAGTGGATTAGAAGAAGAAATGCTGCTGAAAGTCGAATTTTATGATGATTTTGTAGAAGAAAGCGGAGATCTAGCGTTTGCGCACAGTGCGGTTAGCTACACTGCCGTAGATATGACGGGGAAAGAGGTAAGAAGTATGAAAAATCGTTTCACGTTTGTTATGAAAAAAAAACAAGACTCATGGAAAATTATTCATGAACATTCATCACTACCTATAAATCCGGAAAATGAACAAGCGATTTTCGGTTGATTTTCAAGAAGAAAACCCACTAAAGAAAAAGCTATTCTTCAGTGGGTTTTTGCTTGTTATTCTTTTTCAGTTAAGAACGTAATAATCAAGAACATCAGGAACGCCAGCAATAGTATGCTGCCGCCTACGATGAAAAAGACTGTTACAAAAGTTTCATTCCAATTGAATGGATTTAAGTTATATATCCACATGCCACTAGTTAAAGTAAGAGCACCTACCATCGCAAGTATACTATGTATAGCGACTAGCTTTTTGAAGCGGATTGTATAAACACGGTAGAATATGCCCCAGGCAAACACCGAAAGCCAGCCTACAAGCAAAATATGTGCGTGCACTGGGCGTAACCCATAATCCATTTCGCCAGCCATTTTAGAACCTAGAAACGTACCAAACAATCCAAAAACGGCTGAAAACTGTATTAAACGAAGACTCCATTTTTTCTCCATAGTAAAACCTCCAACTTATATTTTCGGGTCGTGACAATACGAGAAAGCTTTTATTGTAGCTACCTACAATTATATCATTGATCATTGCTCTAGTTTTATGAACAATTGACAAATTAATGGTTTTTTTACTTACTTTGTAACATCGAATTCAATAATTTGTTCATCTGAGAGTGTTTCATAACTATTAATATCTCTAGACTCACTTAATACAACTCGGATTTTCTCTACTTTAGAAGGATCGGTTTTAATTACAACGCCAACCTCACCATCTTTGCTAACAGGACCATAGTAATCACTATCTTGAGCTTCATCGTAATCTATAAAATCTTTCCAATCATAGGCGATGTCAAACTTCTCTTGTTTACCTTCTGCGAATAAAACAACTTCATTTATGCCAGTAAAAGCAACATCTTGTTCGATCGTATTTTCTGCGGTAAACTTAATGTAAAAATAATAAAACTCATCATCTATTGGTTCGTCTGTATACATATTGTTAATATCGAATTGTTGATCTTCTGATACATTTATTGCCTTTTTAAACGACAATTCTTCCAATGTTATATTTATTGGATTTGCATCATACGTTTTATTCTCGGCGATAATTGAAACGACTTCAAAAGTTTGTTCCGGTTGTTCTACTGACGTTTCCTCGTTTGTAACCTCGGTATCTTCTTCACCAAACAAATCTTCTAATTGTGAGATGTTAGCGAAAAGTGCTTCTTCTAAATTTTCGTCGTTAACTATTTTAAATAGGCCATCTTCATCTTTTTCTAAGTTGAACTCAACTGTTCTAGTGACAAGGTCAGCGTCTTCAGCTGTAATATACTTTAGCATAATTTTTTCAGCCATTTCTTCAAGTGCTTTCTCAGTTTCAGGAGTTTCTTCTTCAAATGCATTCGCAAATGCTAGTGGCATAATTTCAGCCATAGTACTCGTCATTACAAGCCCCATATCAAGTGACGTGATTTCAGCTTTTACTACAGCTTTGTCTTCATCAACAGAAACTTCTTCGGGTTTCTTAAATTCATATTTCTTAGAAATGCTTTTAATCATCTTTATTGCAAGTTCTTCTTCTTTTTCGCTAATGTCTTCTTGAACGGTGCTTAGGCTATCGGTTCCACCTTGAACAAACTCTCCTGCTTTTTCGAAGTTATTGTTTTGTATTGCCGATAAAAAATCATCAACTGTCGAGCTTGGATTTTCAGCTCCACAGGCAGATAAAAAGGCCAAAATTATTGCACTGAACAATAACGGGGCTAATATATTTTTGTTAGTCATATGTATTACTTCCTCTCAGCGTAATTAATTGCAAATACAATAAATGTTATCACTTACTGGCTTATATTGTAAGAGTCAATAAAAAGAAAGTTAGTTAATGTAAATTTTATTGAAAGAAAGAAAAAAAAAGACTCTCCCAAGTCCAATTGGACAATAGAAAAGTCATAATGGATTTACAATTTTATCGTAATTCTTTTCGTTAATAATCTTATCAGCAGCAGCAACAAAGCGATCAATACTAATGATCCACCAACTGCTTGAACAATGCTAGAACCAATAGAGTTATGGAGAATCCACGGCACGACAGAACTGTTTATCCAGAAAAAGCTATTCAGACTTAACGCAGCAATTGCTATTGCGACAAAACCAAATCCAATCACCCAACCAAAGCGGTAATAACCAACGCCGATTAACCAACCAACTAAATAATAAGTGGTAACGTTCAAGAAAAACGTAAATGTGGCTAACAACCATCCAGATGATAAATCGAATACAGTGTCTGTGTTGGTATTGATAGGCAAGGCCGCAAAACTAGAAATCACGTGTTCAATACCAGTAATCGCTAGGGAAATGAGGGTGACCGCCAGAGCTAACGCAAAGACTGATAAAACTGTTCCGATATAAAGGTCTTTGCGAGTAATGCCTTGTTGAACAAACTGACCCATAAACCCATAGGCTGAAATAATTCCACAAACTAACAAGAAAATAGCGACAGAATAACTGGAGAAAACGAAGAATTGTTGAATGCGTGAATCGTTTATTGACACAATTACCAATCCTATTATATGAGCAATTGTAACAAAAGAGAAAAACCACAAACTCCATTTTAACTGTTCCGTAAAGAGGTCGACTGCTACTTTTGGGTAAAGTTTAACTGGTTTCATGTTAATGCGCCCCCTCTGTTAAGTGAATAAACAGATCTTGCAACGATACGGTGCCAACTTCTAAACCTTGTGCTAGTGCTGAAAGTCGATCTTCTTCACTTAAAGTACCGTAAGTCATTACCGATTTAGTACCACCAAGTTTTTGCTCATTTAAGAGTTTCATCCCGGATACAAAAAGATCGACTTGGTCTGCCGCACCTGTGATTGAAACACCTTGAGCAGAAATACTTTCGTAATCATTATCCAATAGCAAACGACCTTCATGGATAATGACGACATTGTCAAAAAGATAATCCATTTCTGAAACGAGATGAGTCGAAAGAATAAAAGTACGAGGGTGCACTGCTTGATCTGCTAAAAGTTCTTCGTAAAAAATGACGCGTGTTGGGGCATCCATGCCAAGGTAAACTTCATCGAAAATGGTAAGGGGGGTGCGACTTGCCAGTCCAATAACAACGTTTAATGCGGCTTGCATACCTTTAGACAACTTATTTATTGGCTTATCTAATGGTAGCTTAAAGCGGTTTAGTAAACGATAGGCATAGTCCTTGTCAAAATTCGGGCGATAGCGCTCTGAAAACTTCAACATCACTGGGATATTTTCGTATTCTTCTTCATAGTTTTTCGTATAGATAAAAGAAACTTGTTGCATTTTATCTGCGTTTTCGAAGACAGCTTCGCCGTCGACTTCTACTTGTCCATGTGTCGGTTCACGGAATGCTGCTAGTAAGGATAGAAGGACTGTTTTGCCGGCTCCATTGCGTCCAATAAGCCCGTATATTTTACCAGTTTCAAATGTTAGCGAAATATCTTTTAACGCTTCTGATTTTCGGAACTTTACTGTGACATTTCTCAATTTACCTTCGGCAGCCATCAAACTTCACGTCCTTTCGTGTTTTTTATCAGTCTAATGATTTCAGTTTGTGTAATACCAAGCTTAATTGCTTCTTGAACAAGAGCTTTAACGTAATTATCAACAAATGCCTCTTTCCGTAGGACCATTAAAGTTTGTTTAGCACCTTGTGCGACAAACATGCCAATGCCTCTTTTCTTAAACAAAATACCTTCATCTACCAACTGGTTAATCCCTTTGGAAACGGTAGCATGATTGATTTTATAAAAGCTGACAAGTTGATTGGTGGAGGGGGCTTGATCGCCTTCTTTTAATTGATCATTGACAATTTGATCTTCAATTAATTCGCGAACTTGTAAAAAAATCGGCTTACTTGAGTCAAATGCATTACTCACTAAAAACACCTCCTTACATTATAAAAGCGGTATGGTTATATACTATTGTATATAACCATACCGCTCTAAAGGTCTATTGTCAAATTATTATTATAATTTTCAGAAAAATAACAGATCTCATAAAATGAATGATTAACTTCATGAGGTTAGAAAAGAAAAAAATTAATGACAAGAAAAAAAGAAATATACTATTCAATCTTATCCGCAAGCTTTTCTTTGCTCATCCAAAATGCCGTTAAAAGTGCAAAAAAAGCAGGAATGATAGCCCAAAAGAAAGTGCTTGATATTGAAGAAGATAAAGCAGCTATCAATTGATCTGTAATTTCGGTAGGAATGTTTGCACGTCCTTCAGGAGAAAGTAGCGCGCGCGAGTCTCCTGAGAACTGAGATGCCTCAGCACCAAAGCTTTCCGTTAACTTACGCGTGAACAACTGACTTTGAATAATTCCAAAAACCGTAATGCCGATTGTCATACCAAAAGTACGCAAGAAGCTGACTGTAGAAGTTGCTGCTCCACGCTTTCGAATAGAAAATGGATGTATTGCGGCTGAAGGGATGACCGAGAACGATGCACCAATACCGAGTCCGACGAGAATCATAAATACGATAACCATAAATTTAGACGTATCAACAGACAATGTTGCGAGTAAAATCATTCCAACTGTTAATAAAGCGAGAGTTGGAATCAGGAACGATCGATAGTTAAACTTAGTCATTAAAGCGCCACCGATTGAAGCACTGACAACTGACCCAACCATCATTGGAAGTAGAACAAATCCGGCATTCGTCGCGTTGCCACCTTGAACACCTTGAATATAGAAAGGAATATAAACAGAAGCCGTAATAAATGCGGCTCCGCTAAAAATCGAAATGAGTCCGCTTGTTGCAAATAGCCGTTCTTTAAACATACTAAAGTCGATGACAGGCTCTGCCGCACGACGCTCAGCAATGATAAAGACGATTGTAAGCACTGCAAAGCTAGCGAATAAGCTAAAGCTTTGAGGAGATACCCAAGCAAACTCTTTGCCACCGAGTTCAACTGCGAACATCAGAGAGACTACCGCACCAACTAAAGTAAACGCACCAAGCCAGTCGATTTTTTGCTTAGTATGTTCGAGAGATTCTTTGTAGAAAAATGCAACCATGATAAAAGCAATTAGACCGAGTGGGATATTAATATAAAAAACCCAATTCCAATTAATATATTCTGTAATATATGCGCCAAGTAATGGTCCAAAGACACTCGAAATCCCAAATACCGCACCAAACATGCCACTCATTTTACCTCGGTGCTTTAAGGGCACAACATCAAACATGATAGTAAAAGCAATTGGCATTAACGCACCGCCACCGAT is part of the Planococcus sp. PAMC 21323 genome and encodes:
- the efeO gene encoding iron uptake system protein EfeO → MKKAPFLLSSILLSAALAGCAEKEASTQPEEAAETIDLQTEVDAYKEFAIEQMNEFVLETEKFTEAVKSGDVEEAKAIYPLARMYFERSEPIAESFGDLDPRIDARLADVKEAGQGEEEWSGYHKIEYGLWVENTTQGYEEIADQLLIDTKELRARVETVDVTPDLMMTGAVDLLNEVSTSKITGEEEIFSHTDLYDFQANVEGAEKIFRILEPEITAKDETLTEILETKFDALYTLLDNYRVGENGFVSYEELTAEDTKKLATAVNQLGEPLSQMGIIME
- the efeB gene encoding iron uptake transporter deferrochelatase/peroxidase subunit gives rise to the protein MTSTDEKWLEKKISRRSMLKITGAGAAGVAVLASGMGGVAKAFGFDILDDDHKAENKVMFYGKHQPGITTATTSHVYFASLNVLVESQSELQDLFKTWTPLTVRLMNGEQLEEVSQGVFMPPKDTGESSGLDASNLTVTFGVGPSLFSNKKLGLSGKKPSELNELPHFPQDQIDEKYSGGDICIQACADDPQVAFHAVRNLVRAASGKVSLKWTQTGFTSTPKVKDKKETPRNLFAFKDGTVNPDTKSASDMKEVVWVQPDESKSWMTNGTYLVVRKIQMHLETWDRTSLQGQEATFGRHRDSGAPIGKKNEFDEVDLESRDATGNPHIPVDSHIALARKVKDQIMRRGFSYSSGLVDETGSYDAGLLFISFQKDPQQFINIQNAMGRVDKLNEYITHRGSGVFACFPGVQKGSYIGEKLFNTY
- a CDS encoding thiolase C-terminal domain-containing protein, producing MTNVYVHGIGMTKFGTLTSSLKELLLEASAEALIDAGRPKIDAVFVGNFMGGSIANQEILGAIVANELGLGYIPSTKVEGACASGGIAFRQGLLGIMSGEYETVLVAGVEKMKHATTPDVTQAINAAMDTTTNEKHAGLTFPGFFGVLANRYFHETGATKEHLARVALKNRQNAVNNPLAQFAKPTTLEEIMNARMITDPLGLFDCSPMTDGASAIVISRKKSPIYVKASSQVSGPTKMQDASNLLSLPAIGESGRLAYEKAGVGPEDIDVVEIHDCFSMTEIIATEELGFFNPLEGWKAIEEGRTQVTGDKPVNTSGGLLSRGHPIGATGIAQIYQLVRQLRGNAANQLEKTPRLALAQNLGGTGSYSTVHILERV
- a CDS encoding Zn-ribbon domain-containing OB-fold protein; this translates as MKIYSCCDKESITKKYFCSECGKNEFEEREVSDSGTVYSFTKIHIAPAEFADIAPYNVVLVDLDEADAKVTTRIEEDVKIGDKVSLDRIEKDAYIYKRVS
- a CDS encoding DUF4878 domain-containing protein; the protein is MTNKNILAPLLFSAIILAFLSACGAENPSSTVDDFLSAIQNNNFEKAGEFVQGGTDSLSTVQEDISEKEEELAIKMIKSISKKYEFKKPEEVSVDEDKAVVKAEITSLDMGLVMTSTMAEIMPLAFANAFEEETPETEKALEEMAEKIMLKYITAEDADLVTRTVEFNLEKDEDGLFKIVNDENLEEALFANISQLEDLFGEEDTEVTNEETSVEQPEQTFEVVSIIAENKTYDANPINITLEELSFKKAINVSEDQQFDINNMYTDEPIDDEFYYFYIKFTAENTIEQDVAFTGINEVVLFAEGKQEKFDIAYDWKDFIDYDEAQDSDYYGPVSKDGEVGVVIKTDPSKVEKIRVVLSESRDINSYETLSDEQIIEFDVTK
- a CDS encoding DUF4256 domain-containing protein produces the protein MTKKKALSTEQYGELLTSLKERFEQNMERHDSLEWEPIQQKLEAHPYKLWSLFEMERTGGEPDVVNFDQENDEYIFYDCSAESPSGRRSICYDQKALDARKKNKPDNNAMTMAAEMGIEILTEEQYRALQKLGTFDSKTSSWVLTPAEVRDRGGALFCDFRYGQVFLYHNGADSYYGARGFRGMARI
- a CDS encoding ATP-binding cassette domain-containing protein, which gives rise to MAAEGKLRNVTVKFRKSEALKDISLTFETGKIYGLIGRNGAGKTVLLSLLAAFREPTHGQVEVDGEAVFENADKMQQVSFIYTKNYEEEYENIPVMLKFSERYRPNFDKDYAYRLLNRFKLPLDKPINKLSKGMQAALNVVIGLASRTPLTIFDEVYLGMDAPTRVIFYEELLADQAVHPRTFILSTHLVSEMDYLFDNVVIIHEGRLLLDNDYESISAQGVSITGAADQVDLFVSGMKLLNEQKLGGTKSVMTYGTLSEEDRLSALAQGLEVGTVSLQDLFIHLTEGAH
- a CDS encoding FTR1 family iron permease — encoded protein: MRNFLTHIKILLLVLSLLVVPAHTFASTEQSFGSFYVSITDAIMSTQNGNDSNAVDAIEEFQTEWQQLNVTEGTESEAVTEALKNASDAPSSNERLAALTVLSKALTAYEKAENPVDEEAGRKEFLQAMEPFVADLKEAVETGDQQEIQEAYSIFLAGWGKNERVVQAQSIAAYGQIETQMSFMRIALANDDFDVTAFSEQTTAVEQTIQDFGSGNIKEAKTTNDYSLATLVGLLDDSENAIQKEKYTQAGDTLKKFITIWPSVEGDVRTKNASLYSEIEAELPLLVSELTRENVKADAVSEKLESFKQQINFIQQDTEYSFWDSALILLREGLEALLIISALVAFLKKAGQQHMQHYIYGGAAAGIGVSIIAAILMSTWFQSGTIDASREVLEGYVGLLAAAMMLGVGVWLHSKSTVTAWNQYISKQMNQALSNQSVWAMALLSFLTVFREGAETVVFYMGIAPKMSTADFSLGIALALLILVVAAFFFAKVSKKLPMHYFFGVATVFIYLLAFKIIGASIHTLQLTNVLPTHIIADLPVINVIGFYPSVETLSAQFFLLVLIAATIIYKKKQSSTSHVVVEG
- a CDS encoding YybH family protein codes for the protein MFRSAQDVLTNYQKAVYEKDVDKFLLSYAEEIHIFDCWGKWEYNGIAAWKKVVVEWFSGLEEEMLLKVEFYDDFVEESGDLAFAHSAVSYTAVDMTGKEVRSMKNRFTFVMKKKQDSWKIIHEHSSLPINPENEQAIFG